Within Bradymonas sediminis, the genomic segment ATGCTCGGCGCACGCATGCACCAATTCGACCAACTGCCCGGAGGACCGCGCGAATTCGAGGTGCGCGCCGACCAGGTTGATGGGCGCAATCCTGCCCGCACCCGCAAAGAGTTCCACCTGCTCCAGGGGGTGTGCGCGGCTCAGTCGAAGAGCGAGCGCCAACTATTGATTGACTTTCAGCGCGTCGACAGCCGACAGCACCGCGGCATCCAGCTCGCGGACCTGCTGGTCGGCGCGATTCGCAGCTCCTGGGAGGGCATGCCCACCGGCACCAAGCGCGCGATCTGCACCACAATCTCGAACCACCTGGGCTGGCAAGACCTGCGCGCGACCACCGATAATAACCTGAAATTTCATATCTGGATGCCCCGGGATTTCGGCATCAAGTCCCGCGACCCACAACTGCGCGCCCTGGCGCTCACGGACCGCCACGGCGACCCGAGGCGCGTCTTCGGCGCGCCAAGCGACGAGACTATCGGTCTTTAATGATGGGAGAGTTTGCGCAGGTGGGCCGCGGCGAGATGACGCGCCGCGCATTTCAGGGCTTCTTGAAACCCGCGACGCGTGAGCCCAGATGAATGCGCTCCATCTCGAGCTCACCGCTGTCTTCGTCAACATATAAAAAGAGCGCGAAGCACAGGTCATGAAAACCCACTCGCCCGCAGGCGCCCGGGTTCACCCATAAGGTCTCTTTGACTCGGCCGACCACGGGGATATGGCTGTGGCCGCAGATAAAGATATCGGGTTTATGCTCGGCGATAAGCCCGCGCGCGGCCATATTCGGGCTGCGCGGCGAGCCGGCGATATGGCGCAGGACGAATTTGCGCGGCCCCACCAAAAATACCAGCGTCTCAGGAAGAAAGCGCAGGTCGCCGCCGTCAAT encodes:
- a CDS encoding DUF3800 domain-containing protein, whose amino-acid sequence is MTQRITVFCDETGAHDCRYFGWGSIWCPSESVDELNQTLDYFCSKSNQKNELKWSHTGDGGARNEAIRWFFETPWLCFQSMWVRRSTLGQLTRKNSTFAYRKLLYAMLGARMHQFDQLPGGPREFEVRADQVDGRNPARTRKEFHLLQGVCAAQSKSERQLLIDFQRVDSRQHRGIQLADLLVGAIRSSWEGMPTGTKRAICTTISNHLGWQDLRATTDNNLKFHIWMPRDFGIKSRDPQLRALALTDRHGDPRRVFGAPSDETIGL
- a CDS encoding metallophosphoesterase family protein; this translates as MAKIKIGILSDTHGWLDPELVELFQDKQVDLLIHAGDIGNQEVIDQLEALAELKIVKGNIDGGDLRFLPETLVFLVGPRKFVLRHIAGSPRSPNMAARGLIAEHKPDIFICGHSHIPVVGRVKETLWVNPGACGRVGFHDLCFALFLYVDEDSGELEMERIHLGSRVAGFKKP